The Fibrobacter sp. UWR4 DNA segment AATAGCTTCACCAACCTGGAAAAGGCCTTGAACGCTGAATACTACCTGCAGTCCGCCACTCTGGACGCTGGCAAGGAAGTGGAGCAGTGCACCAAGCGTTACGACCCCAACGCCGACAAGACCATCGTCATCCGTAGTAAGGAAGACGCTCACGACTATAAGTACTTCCCGGAACCGGACATGGTACGCCTCGTGACTGATCCTGCCTTCGTGGAAGAAATCCGTCGCACTCTTCCGGAACTGCCGGACGCACGTCGCGCACGCTTTATGAGTGAACTTGGCGTTTCCGAATACGACGCACAGGTGCTGACTGACGATCGCGACATCAGCGAATGGTTTGATGCCGCTTCCAAGAACTGCAAGAACGGCAAGGTTCTGGCCAACTGGGTCATTACCGAACTTCTGGCCAAGATGAAGGATCTGGAAGGTGGCCTCGAAGCTCTCAAGATCAAGCCGGAACAGCTCTGCGCTCTGGTGAACCTCATCGAAGACAAGACCATCAACGGTAAGATTGCAAAGACCGTCTTCGCCGAAATGTTCGAAACCGGCGACGATCCTGCAAAGATCGTGAAGGACAAGGGCCTGGTCCAGGTGGCTGACACTGGCGCTATCGAAGCTATCGTCCGCGAAGTCTGTGCTGCAAACGCTGCCCAGTTCGCTGAATTCAAGGCCGGTAAGGTTGCGCTGAAGGGCTTCCTGGTGGGTATGACCATGCGCAAGTCCGGCGGTAAGGCAAACCCCGCCATGGTGAACGAAATCCTCGACAAGCTGGCCGCCGAATAATCGTTTTTCGCAGAAGAAGAACGTTGCGCAAGGCTCTCGGCATTCTCGCTTTTGCAATCGCCTGCGTCGCACTGACGCCGGCGGTTTCATTTGCAGCAGTGACATCCAACACGACAGCAAGTCGCTGCGATTCCTTAAACATCAACACCGTGAATATGAGTGATGAGGAAATCGCGGAAGTGTGTGGACTCGACTCGGCAAAGCTTGCTCAAGGTCCTAGCCTGCAGGAATTGAATGAAGAGAACCCCAGCTACATCAAGCGCGAGTATAACCATAAACAGCAGGTGGTAGTTGGAAGTGTGGTGATGCTATGCGTTGCGCTAGCGATGGTGCTGATGAACAATTATAACCCGAAAAGGTAGTGAGGTATGAGGTCGCACCTTGCGGTGCTTTGAGGTGTGAGGTCTAGTTATTTTTGAGCGTAGTTATGTTGTGTAATAGCCTCATACCTGAAAGGGAACGGTAGTGACCGACCTCAAAGCGAAGCGACCTGAAAATTTTTTAACAAGAGGTACAATATGTCTTATACAGATGAAGCAAAAGAAAATTTCAAGGCTCTCGCCAAGAACCCGTATCCTGGTCGTGGCATCGTCCTCGGCACTAGCCCCGATGGCAAGTCCTTCGTGCAGGTCTACTGGATCATGGGCCGCAGCGTCAACAGCCGCAACCGCGTGTTCGAAATGGAACCGAAGACTGGCTTCATGAAGACCAAGGCTTTCGATGAATCCAAGCTCACCGACCCGCACCTCATCATCTACTATCCGGCTCGCCACACTGCAGATGTGCAGATCATTACCAACGGTGACCAGACCGATACCATCTACGACGCCATCAAGCTGGGCGGCACCTTCGAAAGCGCTCTTGCTACCCGTCAGTACGAAGATGACGCACCCAACTTCACTCCCCGTATTTCCGGTATCCACTACAAGAACGCTCAGCCGGCTTTGTACAAATTAAGCATTCTCAAGTCCCGCAACAACTGCGAAGACGCTGGCTGCGAACGTGCTACTTTCGAATTCGAAAAGGCTCTTCCGGGTCTCGGCCACTTCATCAGCACTTACGTGACTGATGGCAAGCCCATTCCTTCCTTCGAAGGCTCTCCGAAGCTCATGCCCATCTTCGACACAGCCGA contains these protein-coding regions:
- a CDS encoding IMP cyclohydrolase, which codes for MSYTDEAKENFKALAKNPYPGRGIVLGTSPDGKSFVQVYWIMGRSVNSRNRVFEMEPKTGFMKTKAFDESKLTDPHLIIYYPARHTADVQIITNGDQTDTIYDAIKLGGTFESALATRQYEDDAPNFTPRISGIHYKNAQPALYKLSILKSRNNCEDAGCERATFEFEKALPGLGHFISTYVTDGKPIPSFEGSPKLMPIFDTAEENLKKYWNALDKDNKVSLMVKVIDRKTFKAKTLIVNKNA
- the gatB gene encoding Asp-tRNA(Asn)/Glu-tRNA(Gln) amidotransferase subunit GatB, whose translation is MPNYSTVIGLEIHCQLATKTKMFCGCEIEVNTSPNKHVCPVCLGMPGAMPVPNKKAVEYAIRLGLALNCEIDLNAMWTRKNYFYPDLPKGYQITQTGGLPVYDHPICKNGWLEIIKADGTKKRVGITRIHMEEDAGKLIHDMSPTDSHFDANRCGTPLCEIVTEPDIRSPEEAVLVLKKIKQTLEYTRVSNANMENGNMRCDGNISLRASEDAPFGTRAEIKNLNSFTNLEKALNAEYYLQSATLDAGKEVEQCTKRYDPNADKTIVIRSKEDAHDYKYFPEPDMVRLVTDPAFVEEIRRTLPELPDARRARFMSELGVSEYDAQVLTDDRDISEWFDAASKNCKNGKVLANWVITELLAKMKDLEGGLEALKIKPEQLCALVNLIEDKTINGKIAKTVFAEMFETGDDPAKIVKDKGLVQVADTGAIEAIVREVCAANAAQFAEFKAGKVALKGFLVGMTMRKSGGKANPAMVNEILDKLAAE